Proteins encoded in a region of the Dasypus novemcinctus isolate mDasNov1 chromosome 24, mDasNov1.1.hap2, whole genome shotgun sequence genome:
- the NANP gene encoding N-acylneuraminate-9-phosphatase → MGLSRLRAVFFDLDNTLIDTAGASRKGMLEVIKLLQSKYHYKEEAEVICDKVQVKLSSECFDPSKTCITDLRISHWEETIQETKGGSANRKLAEECYFLWKSTRLQHMTLAEDVKAMLTDLRKEVRLLLLTNGDRQTQREKIEACACQSYFDAIVVGGEQKEEKPAPSIFYYCCDLLRVQPDDCVMVGDTLETDIQGGLNAGLRATVWINKIGIAPQNSSPVPHYIVSSVLELPAVLQSIDSKVNMSA, encoded by the exons ATGGGGCTGAGCAGGTTGAGGGCGGTTTTTTTTGACCTGGACAACACGCTCATCGACACCGCCGGGGCGAGTCGGAAGGGCATGTTGGAG GTGATAAAGCTCTTACAGTCAAAATACCATTACAAAGAAGAGGCTGAAGTTATCTGTGATAAAGTTCAAGTTAAACTCAGCAGTGAATGCTTTGATCCCTCCAAGACATGCATTACTGACCTAAGGATTTCACATTGGGAAGAAACGATCCAGGAAACAAAAGGTGGTTCAGCCAATAGGAAATTGGCTGAAGAATGTTATTTCTTATGGAAATCTACACGCTTACAGCATATGACACTAGCAGAAGATGTCAAAGCAATGCTCACTGACCTTCGAAAGGAGGTCCGCCTACTTTTGTTAACGAATGGAGACAGACAGACCCAGAGGGAGAAGATTGAGGCTTGTGCCTGTCAGTCCTATTTTGATGCTATTGTTGTAGGTGGGGAACAGAAAGAGGAGAAACCAGCAccttccatattttattactgCTGTGATCTCCTCAGAGTTCAGCCTGATGACTGTGTGATGGTTGGTGACACTCTGGAAACTGATATACAAGGAGGCCTCAACGCAGGGCTGAGAGCAACAgtctggataaacaaaattggaATAGCACCACAGAACTCATCCCCTGTGCCCCATTATATAGTTTCTTCTGTGTTAGAGTTACCTGCTGTCTTACAAAGTATAGATTCCAAAGTCAATATGTCAGCCTAA